The Methanolacinia petrolearia DSM 11571 genome has a segment encoding these proteins:
- a CDS encoding MASE3 domain-containing protein — protein sequence MPEKNTLKINKRDGIFFLSLLLFTIFVSLSNFYSFLLFHTVAELFSVVIASAIFIIAWNSRNYIDNKYLLIIGIAFLFIGIIDFVHTMSYSGLNLISGLNQNIQVQLWIAARYLEAVTFILAPLLMFKKTGVYRQFILYAIVTAAILYSVFISGTFPVCYISGSGVTQFEIYSEFLISAMLVLALWLLYVRRESFDRKVFLFIGASLFFSLFSEFSFTFYISTYWFSNIFGLICKIISFGLIYYAIVETGIRRPYSVIFRNLKKRENELKIERDRFDQYLDIAEAIFLVLDREGKVMLINRKGCEVLGYEKEEIRGFDWFEKFMPEGDGDAMRSLFTQDIEGGMSHVKIEGHILTKSGELKTILWQNSLIRDEKDEVTASVSSGEDITEKKSIERDLRLKNVAIETLINGIVILDMNANITYANFSFAHMYGYSSPAEITGMSSSVFFRNSIDLKSVIDTIIKEGGYVGEIKSKKKSGEDIIVQISAYFLKPEDSTESCIYVSLVDVTERERIKEALASANMKLNILSGITRHDILNEVTVAIGYLDMMNDASPEEKDDFIKKTYIAVEGIRRQAEFTRDYQDMGLSSPLWQNPGKVVKEYLASNGEYGGIDVKIDAENVEIFADPMLPKVFGNIMSNSLVHGEKVSKITISSSKDDSENLIVTIEDNGVGISAEKKKSLFKPGIGRNHGFGLYLVKEILSITGIGISEAGKEGEGAKFVITVPPDDWRGT from the coding sequence TTGCCTGAAAAAAATACGTTGAAAATAAACAAAAGAGACGGCATATTCTTCTTGTCCCTCCTTCTTTTCACAATTTTTGTCTCGCTCTCGAATTTTTACAGTTTTTTGCTCTTTCATACTGTTGCTGAACTTTTCAGTGTTGTAATCGCCTCTGCCATATTCATAATCGCGTGGAACAGCCGGAATTATATAGACAATAAATATCTCCTAATAATCGGGATCGCCTTTCTCTTCATAGGTATAATCGATTTTGTCCATACCATGTCCTACAGCGGGCTGAATCTGATTTCGGGTCTGAACCAGAATATCCAGGTGCAGTTGTGGATTGCGGCAAGATACCTGGAAGCGGTGACTTTTATTCTCGCACCTCTGCTGATGTTTAAAAAAACCGGTGTCTACAGGCAGTTCATATTATACGCCATCGTTACGGCGGCAATCCTCTATTCTGTTTTTATCTCCGGAACCTTTCCCGTCTGCTATATCTCCGGAAGCGGGGTTACTCAGTTTGAGATCTATAGTGAATTCCTCATATCAGCCATGCTTGTTCTCGCCCTGTGGCTTTTATACGTGAGAAGGGAGAGCTTCGACAGGAAGGTCTTTTTATTCATCGGGGCATCGCTGTTTTTTTCATTGTTCAGCGAATTTTCGTTTACCTTTTATATAAGCACATACTGGTTTTCAAATATCTTCGGGCTTATATGCAAGATAATCTCATTCGGCCTGATCTATTATGCAATCGTAGAAACGGGAATCCGCAGGCCATACAGCGTCATATTCAGGAATCTTAAAAAAAGGGAGAACGAGCTGAAGATCGAGAGGGACAGGTTCGACCAGTATCTTGACATTGCCGAAGCTATCTTTCTGGTCCTTGACAGGGAAGGGAAGGTCATGCTCATAAACAGAAAGGGCTGTGAGGTCCTCGGGTATGAAAAAGAAGAGATCAGGGGTTTCGACTGGTTTGAGAAGTTCATGCCCGAAGGAGACGGCGATGCAATGAGATCGCTCTTCACGCAGGATATCGAGGGGGGCATGAGTCATGTAAAGATAGAGGGCCATATACTCACGAAATCCGGCGAACTGAAGACAATCCTATGGCAAAATTCGCTTATTAGAGACGAAAAAGATGAGGTCACCGCTTCAGTAAGCTCCGGAGAGGACATAACTGAGAAGAAATCGATAGAGAGGGACCTGAGGCTCAAGAACGTCGCGATAGAGACATTGATAAACGGGATAGTAATCCTCGACATGAATGCGAACATAACCTATGCAAACTTTTCTTTTGCACATATGTACGGGTATAGCTCTCCGGCTGAGATAACAGGGATGAGCTCGTCGGTCTTTTTCAGAAACTCCATTGATCTCAAGTCGGTCATCGATACGATCATTAAAGAGGGCGGTTATGTCGGCGAGATAAAGTCGAAGAAGAAGTCGGGCGAAGACATCATTGTTCAAATATCCGCCTATTTCCTCAAGCCAGAGGACAGCACAGAGTCCTGCATATATGTGTCGCTGGTCGATGTAACCGAGAGGGAGAGGATCAAGGAGGCGCTTGCAAGCGCGAACATGAAGCTCAACATACTGAGCGGCATAACGAGGCATGACATATTAAACGAGGTTACCGTTGCGATAGGATACCTCGACATGATGAATGACGCCTCCCCGGAGGAGAAGGACGATTTCATAAAGAAGACATATATCGCTGTCGAAGGGATCAGGAGACAGGCGGAGTTCACCCGGGACTACCAGGATATGGGCCTCTCCTCACCGCTCTGGCAGAATCCCGGAAAAGTGGTCAAAGAGTATCTTGCCTCAAACGGGGAATACGGGGGAATTGACGTGAAGATAGATGCAGAAAACGTCGAGATTTTTGCCGATCCGATGCTCCCGAAGGTTTTCGGAAACATCATGAGCAACTCCCTGGTTCACGGGGAGAAAGTTTCGAAAATTACGATCTCTTCGTCAAAAGACGACTCCGAAAACCTGATTGTCACGATAGAGGACAACGGCGTGGGGATATCCGCGGAAAAGAAGAAGTCGCTGTTTAAACCAGGTATCGGAAGAAACCACGGCTTCGGCCTTTATCTCGTAAAGGAGATACTCTCCATTACCGGCATAGGGATATCAGAGGCCGGAAAAGAAGGGGAAGGGGCAAAATTCGTTATTACTGTTCCGCCGGATGACTGGCGCGGGACCTGA